Part of the Deltaproteobacteria bacterium GWA2_45_12 genome, AATTATGGAACCTTTTGTTGTCTTTAATTGAAAGCCGACTTCTAAAATCAGCCCATGATATTTCAGAAGGGGGGCTTAGCCTCACTCTGGCTGAATCCTGTTTCGGAGGAGGAAAATTTGGAGTTAGTGTAAAACTTGAAGAAAGTATTCGTAAAGACTTGTTATTATTTTCTGAATCACAATCAAGAGTGGTGGTTTCTTTATCGCCCTCAGCCCTTGACGAAGTCAAAAAGAGGGCTCAAAGTGGGGGCGTTTCGTTCATGGTTTTGGGGGAAGTGGTTCCTGACCAATTTGTCATTACCTCAAGTAAAGGTGATGTGTGGATCAAAAAGTCCCGGAATGAATTGGAAAAAATTTGGTCCGAAGGATTTGAGAAGGGTATTTTTGGAATGTAGGGACAGGTCGCGACCTGTCCTTACCAAAAATTATGTGCGGTATCGTTGGCATTTATAATCACCCTGAAGCTTCCAAACTGGCCTATCTTGGCTTGTATGCACTTCAGCATCGAGGGCAGGAAAGTGCAGGTATCGTTTCTAACGATGGGGGGCATCTGATTGGGCATATTGCCATGGGACATGTGGCCGATATTTTTACCAATAAAATTTTGGATGATCTTCGTGGTGAGTTGGCCATCGGGCATGTGCGCTATTCAACAACGGGAGCTTCTATTCTCAAAAACTGCCAACCCTTTACCATTAATTATGCCCGTGGGGCGCTTTCGGTGGCGCATAATGGCAATATTGTTAATGCAGCCCAAATTCGTCACGAATTTGAAGCGGGTGGGGCCATTTTTCAATCAACCATCGATACCGAAGTCATCCTGCATCTTCTGGCACAATCAAAAAAGGAAAACATCATTGATCGTCTCACCGAAATCCTGCCGCGCTTGCAAGGGGCTTACTCTCTTTTGTTTTTGACTGAAACCCGTATGGTGGCCGTCAGAGACCCCCATGGTTTTAGGCCACTGGTTATTGGGAAAAAAGGGGATGCCTATGTTGTCGCCAGCGAAACCAGCGCGCTTGATCTGATTGAAGCCCAATACATCCGTTCGGTTGATCCGGGTGAAATTGTCCTGTTTGAAAAAGGAGAAATGAAATCCTTCAAACCTCTTCCAAATCCGGCAAAGAGAGCTCATTGCATTTTTGAATATATTTATTTTGCCCGCCCGGACAGCATTGTCTTTGATCGTAACGTCTATGAAATACGCAAAGGTTTTGGAGCCCAATTGGCCAAGGAAAATCCCATCGAAGCCGACATGGTTGTGCCCATTCCCGATTCCGGAGTCCCGGCCGCCATTGGCTATTCGGAGGTTTCAAAAATTCCTTTTGAAATGGCTTTGGTGCGTAATCACTATATCGGACGCACTTTCATTGAGCCGGAAGATTCCATCCGCCATTTTGGGGTCAAGATAAAATTAAACGCTGTCCGTGAATTGATGAAAGGTAAGCGCGTCGTGCTCATTGATGATTCCATTGTACGCGGAACCACCAGCCGAAAAATTGTCAAAATGGTTCGTGATGCGGGAGCCAAAGAAGTGCACATGCGCATTTCATCGCCCCCAACGACATGGCCGTGTTATTACGGCATTGACACTCCCACACGCAAAGAATTGATTGCGGCTTCCAAGTCCGTTGAAGAAATTCGACAGTTCATTAATGCGGATAGCCTGAGTTATCTTTCAACCGAAGCGCTTTACTGGTTTGAAAAACAAAAACCACGCGAGTGGTTTTGCGATGCGTGTTTTACGGGTGAATATCCCGAAGGAGCCAAATTTATTCAACAGGCCATTAATTTTGAAGTTTAGAGACCAACAAACCATCATTTTAGTCTTGACACTCAAAAGCTTTCACCATTACTTTTCAGACCTTTTTTAAGCTTAATGAAACTATGTCCAAAATAAACCTCGTCATTGTTGAATCGCCGGCCAAGGCCAAAACCATTGAAAAATATTTGGGAAAGAATTTTCGTGTAAGGGCTTCCATTGGGCATATCAAGGACCTTCCGACCAAAAAACTGGGGGTCGACATCGAACACAACTTCAAACCACAATACGAAGTTATTACCGGAAAAAAGAAAGTTATTGATGAAATAAAAAAGGTGGCCAAGGAATCCGAAATTGTCTACCTGGCTCCTGACCCTGATCGTGAAGGAGAGGCTATCGCCTGGCACGTTTCAGAAGTGATCGAGGGAATCAAATCACACCCTCCCATTAAACGTGTTCTTTTCAATGAAATCACCAAAAACGCCGTACGTGAGGCTATTGAACACCCTGTGGAACTTAACCGCAACATGTTTGAAGCCCAACAGGCCCGCCGCATTTTGGATCGGCTTGTCGGTTACCAAATTTCACCTCTTTTGTGGGACAAAGTCCGTCGGGGTTTATCTGCCGGTCGTGTGCAGTCAGTTGCTGTACGTCTTGTTTGTGAGCGCGAGGAAGAAATAAAAGCCTTCAAACCGGAAGAATATTGGAGTCTTGAAGTACGCCTTGAAGGAAGTAAAAAGCCGGAATTTGTGGCCCACTTGGCAAAAAAAAATGGGAACAAGATAGAAGTTAAATCAGGAGACGAGGCCAATAAAATTGTTTCTTACCTCAAAAATCAATTTTTTCACTTAGCCCAAATTCAAAAAAAGGAGCAAAAAAGGCACCCCACGGCTCCTTTTATCACTTCCAAACTTCAGCAGGAAGCTTCACGTAAATTGGGGTTTACCGCCAAAAAAACCATGATGCTTGCCCAGCGCCTTTATGAAGGCATTGAGTTAGATGAAGGCCCTGCAGGGCTTATTACGTACATGCGTACGGATTCCACGCGTATTGCGCCCACAGCCATTGAAGAAGTGCGCCAGTATATTGTGAATGCCTATGGGAAAAATTATCTGCCGGAGCAACCCAATGTTTACAAGACAAAAAAGACCGCCCAAGATGCCCACGAAGCCATTCGTCCCACCTCGATGCAATATACTCCCGATAAGGTGAAAAAATATCTCGAACGGGATGCCTTCAGGCTTTATGAACTTATATGGAAACGCTTTGTGGCCTCCCAGATGGTCAGCGCCGTTTTGGATCAGACCGTATTTATTATTAATGGCGGTGATTATCAATTCAGATCCAGTGGTTCTGTTATTAAGTTTGATGGATTTATTTCGGTTTATACCGAAGACAAAGATGATGATGGAGTATCTGCCAAATCGGGCGACGAGGAAAATGAAGAGGGAGGGCTTCTTCCCGAACTCAAAGAAGGCGAAACGCTTGCATGCCATGAATTTCTTCCCTCACAACACTTTACGCAAGCTCCCCCCCGTTACACAGAAGCTTCCCTGGTAAAAATTTTGGAAGAGAAGGGGATTGGGCGGCCTTCAACCTATGCCTCCATTATTTCGGTCATCCAGGAAAAGAAATATGCCGAAAAAAATGACCAGAAAAAATTCCTTCCCACCTCGCTTGGCGTTATTGTCAATGATCTCCTTGTCAAAAATTTCCCGGATGTGCTCGATGTTACTTTTACGGCCAAGATGGAAGATGAACTAGATAGTGTTGAAGAAGGCACCATGAAATGGACCGATAGTCTGAGTGATTTTTATAAAACTTTTTCAAAAACTTTGGCCAAGGCCAAAGTCCAGATGAAGGATGTAAAAAGACAGGAAATCCCGACCGACATTGCCTGTGATAAATGTGGTTCTGTCATGGTGATAAAATTTGGACGGAATGGGGAATTCCTGGCTTGCCAGTCTTACCCTGAATGCAAAAACACCAAGGAATTCAAAAAAACGCCCGAAGGCAAAATAGAAATAGTAAAACAGGAAGTCACCAATGAGATCTGTGACAAATGCTCTTCCCCCATGATTGTAAAAACGGGGCGTTACGGAAAATTCTTGGCCTGTTCCAAATATCCCCAATGTAAAAATGCCAAACCCATTCCTTTGGGGGTTAATTGCCCCAAATGCGGTAAGGCACTCACGCAGAAAAAATCAAAAAGGGGCCGCCTTTTCTATGGCTGCACCGCTTATCCCAATTGTGATTTCGCCACCTGGGACAAGCCCGTCAACCAGACCTGCCCCCAATGCCGGCATCCCTATCTCTTTGAAAAAGTCACTCAAAGCAGGGGGACAGAGCTTAAATGCCCGAATAAGGAATGTGGTTATTCAAAAATGGTTGATGGATGATTTTTAAAAATTGGGATTGTTTATGACCAAAAAAACTTTCAAACTGGGAACTCGTGGTTCAAAGCTAGCCCTTTGGCAATCTCGTTATGTCAGTGCACAAATCAGAGCCCAACATCCTCATATAGAAATTGAAGAACTTGTCATAAAAACAACAGGAGACAAGTTTTTAGATTCCAATCTTTTTGAACTTGGCGGTAAAGGTGCTTTTCTCAAAGAAATTGAGGAGGCTTTACTTGATTGCCGTGTTGATTTTGCCGTTCATAGTTTAAAAGATGTTCCTGCTTTTTTACCCGAGGGACTTGGTCTTGTGGCATTTTTGCCACGAGAAGAAGCAAGCGATGTATTTTTATCGTTTGGTGAAAATCATTTTGGGCAACTTAAAAAAGGTTCAGTTATCGGCACTTCCAGTCTGCGCCGCTTAATCCAACTAAGACAGATACGCCCTGATCTTCAATATAAAGATTTAAGAGGGAATATTGATACTCGCTTGCTTAAACTGCAAAGAGGAGAATACGATGGAATTGTTCTGGCTTATGCCGGCTTGAAGCGGTTGGGCCTGCAATGTCCTATGATGGAAACACTTCCGACTATCTCAGCTGTGGGCCAAGGAGCCATTGTTGTAGAAGCACGCTTAGATGACCCAACCACTCGCAATCTTGTTAGGACTTTGAATGATTTTTCAACAGCTGAAGCTACCATGGCAGAACGGGTTTTTATGTCCGTTTTGGGAGCAGATTGTCGTGTGCCTGTGGGGTGTCATGTTAAATTAAAAGAAGAAAAAGCAGTTTATCGATGTTTTGTAGCTCATCCTTTGGGGAATCCGTTTGTAAAAAAAGAAGGGGAAGTGGATCGAGGTCAACTCATAAAAACTTTGGCAGGCTTGGCTGACGAGATGCTTAAATTAGGGGCTACAGAATGGATGGGGAAAAAATAATTTTAACGAAGGTTTTGGATCAATCGCAGTCTCCCGGGCTTTTTCATTTCTTCCTGCAATCTTTCCCGCGTTTTATCTTCCAGTGATTGGGGCATTTGATCATCAAGGGCGTGCTTAATCACATAATATACATTTTTCTTGATGAGGAATTCGGAATGGGTTGTTCCCTGGATTTCGACGTTCTTCACATTGGGGGCTTCTTCCAGAACCGCTCCCGGATACATGCAGATACGATCATCCTTTGAAAAAATGGAATATACTTTTACTTTCTTGGGAAAAGGTCCTTTTTTAAGGCGTTGAATAAAATTTGAAAGAGGGGACATTTGCCTGACACTTTTAAGAACAAGAGCAACCGGAGTTATTGAAAATAACAGGGCCCAGGGTGTTCCATTGTGGGGAGTTCCCAAAGTAACCAAAACTTTTACACGACGATCCCCGCCAAGGCGTTTAACATAGTAATGCCCTATAAGGCCTCCTTTAGAATGACAAATGACCGAAAGTTTTCCCCTGAACTTGTATTTTTCATAGAGGTGCTCAATTTTTTGATCAATACGAGCGGCCAAATTTTCAATGGCATGGGTATTAAAAGTATCGAAAATGCCTCCCAAATTAATACTGAAAACGGTGTATCCGTCGTTAAAAAGCCTTTTTTCGAGAATGGAAAAAGTTCGTCTTGTGGCTCCAAAACCATAAATAAGAAGGACGGGGCGCTTACACCCTTTAAGGATGGCTTTACGTTCAACCTGATTGCCACCCAGGGTAAGGAGAGCAACCGTACCCCAATTTTTGGTGCGCCTTAGGAAACGGCGGGAAATTCGTCGTAAGGGGGATAAGGGCATTTTTCTAGTGTAGCTTAAGTTTACGCATGGTGTCAAAAAAACTTTGCCTTGAAATTTGAATCAATGTAAAAAAATATCCTGACCCCGCGCAAATTAACACAGCATTGCTTTGATTTTAAGCATTCACAGCTATCCTAAGGCTTTGGAACATTTGTTGGGACGGGATGAAGTTGCCCATTAGGCAGTTTCGTCGGTAGAAGTGTCGATGCCCGATTTATCTTCAAGAGTGTCTTCGATATCATCTTCAATTTCATCTTCCATGGTGACAATATCGTATTGCCCCTCGCAATTGGGCAGGGCTTTCATAAAGGATTTAAATTCATCCTCTTTGATAAAACCCATGTCGATATTTCTTTTATAGGTGCGTTGGTCAAAATATTTGATTTCAGTCTTTTTCATAATTTTTCTGCCGGTTATTGTTTAGTTACTTTTGTTATCTGGGCGGTTTGTCAAAACTCATGATGACTTTTCCTTTACGGAAAATTCGGACATCACCGGTGGACTCCGAAATAACAATGGTGATGGCATTTGTCAATGCCGTTATCCCTGCGGCGGCAATATGTCTGGCGCCCAAGCCCCGGGGAATGTCGCTTTCATCAATGGCTGCCCCCAAATAACGACCCGCGGCGATTACTTCACCATCTCCTGAAATGATAAAGGCCCCATCCAGGGCGGCAAATTCAAAGAGAGTGTCTCTTAAGGCAGGGTTTAAAAGATTGCGTTCATCTTGTTCGTACCCCTTAAAAGGATTGATGATCATTTGCTTGGAAAGTTGCATCACTTTTTCTTCATCGCCCAACACAAAAATGGTGCCCACGGGCTTGCCTTCGCGGCCTTTGGTGGAAAGTTCAATGGCCAGTTTTAAGGCGTGTTCAAACACAGTGGGTTTAATGGTGTCGGGGATCTCGGCAAAGTCAGTGCCTGTAAGCATTTCAGATTCGTTGCCAATTTGCATGGCCATCAACATATCCAAAATACCCTGTTCCGCTTTACCCGCTAAAAAGACAATCATGTCTTCAGGGCTGACTAATTTGGAAGAAATGGCGAAAATGGTGGCAATTTTAACCAGGCCCAAACGACCTAGTTTAAGGTTTGGCAAGGGGACGACGGCTTTAACAGGGGTTTTACCGTTCCATCCCACATTTTTTTTCGTAACCAAAATAAGATGAAGCCCCTTGGGTAATTCTTCGGGAAAAAGATCGTCTTCAACGGCATCAATATAGACAAAAAAGTATTTGGCCTTGGTCGCCTTGGCAAGGGTGAGGGCGGCCTTGATCATGGCCTTGTTCTGGGTCTTGGCTGTTTTGCTTACTTGTACGGGCTCATCGGTTGCCATAGTTTATTTAAAATAGCTTACTTACCAAGTGTTCGGCAACTTTTATTTCAGAAAAACAAGCCTTTCTTGTAAGAGATGTTCTTTTCTATTAAAATGCCAGCCCATGTCAAAACAGCTTCTTTTTTGCCTTTTATTTTTTATCGCCCTTGTTTCACCGCAAAGCTCTTCTTCCTTTGAAACAGGAGGGAATGAGGAAAATCCCTTTGTCGTGGCTTATGACGATCAATTGCCACTTTTGGGCCAGGAAGAAACAAAAAGTTTTCAAATTATTTTTCAAATTCCAGACAGGTTTTATCTTTATGCCGAAAAACTGGATGTTCAAATTGATTCTGCTTTGGGGGTCAGCGTAGGGCCACTGAAAAAACCGGAACCCGTCATGAAGGACGACCCTTTTTTGGGGTATGTTGTTCCTGTTTATTATAATGAAGTGATTTTGGAATTACCGATCAGCTTACTTTCTAGCAACCATCTGGAATCTGCCAGCATTAAGGGGGATATCCAGTTTCAGGGATGTTCCGACAAGCTTTGTTATAAGCTGATGCATGTGCCCTTATCCGTTTCATTCAAAAAGAGTCCCTTTATTCAGGAGGGAATAATCACACCTATCGGAGGGGAAGAACCTTTTTTACCTTCATCGGCTTCTTTCATTGAGAAAATCGTTCACTTCATGTCCCACCCCGATTTTGAGGGATTGGTCCATCACACTTTTTGGCTGGCTCTTTTGATTGCTTTTTTGGGTGGAGTCTTGACGGATTTAACCCCCTGTGTTTGGCCCATGATTCCTGTCACGCTGGCAGTGGTCGGTGTTCGTAAAAAAGAAAATGCGAAACACAATTTATGGGTGGTGGCTGTGCTGGTCTTGGGCATGGCTGTGATGTATTCAGGGCTGGGGGTACTTGCGGCCCTTCTTGGCAAAAGCCTGGGATTTCTATTTCAAAACATTACTTTTCTTGTCATTCTCGATGTTTTTCTGCTCTTGATGGGGCTTTCGCTTTTGGGCCTTTTCGACATTAAACTTCCGGTTTCAATCCAAAACAAACTGGCCCATCTTTCAACCAAGGGCTTTAAAGGAACTTTTGTCGTAGGGCTTACCATGGGGCTGCTTGCCAGC contains:
- a CDS encoding DNA topoisomerase I (catalyzes the ATP-dependent breakage of single-stranded DNA followed by passage and rejoining, maintains net negative superhelicity), translating into MSKINLVIVESPAKAKTIEKYLGKNFRVRASIGHIKDLPTKKLGVDIEHNFKPQYEVITGKKKVIDEIKKVAKESEIVYLAPDPDREGEAIAWHVSEVIEGIKSHPPIKRVLFNEITKNAVREAIEHPVELNRNMFEAQQARRILDRLVGYQISPLLWDKVRRGLSAGRVQSVAVRLVCEREEEIKAFKPEEYWSLEVRLEGSKKPEFVAHLAKKNGNKIEVKSGDEANKIVSYLKNQFFHLAQIQKKEQKRHPTAPFITSKLQQEASRKLGFTAKKTMMLAQRLYEGIELDEGPAGLITYMRTDSTRIAPTAIEEVRQYIVNAYGKNYLPEQPNVYKTKKTAQDAHEAIRPTSMQYTPDKVKKYLERDAFRLYELIWKRFVASQMVSAVLDQTVFIINGGDYQFRSSGSVIKFDGFISVYTEDKDDDGVSAKSGDEENEEGGLLPELKEGETLACHEFLPSQHFTQAPPRYTEASLVKILEEKGIGRPSTYASIISVIQEKKYAEKNDQKKFLPTSLGVIVNDLLVKNFPDVLDVTFTAKMEDELDSVEEGTMKWTDSLSDFYKTFSKTLAKAKVQMKDVKRQEIPTDIACDKCGSVMVIKFGRNGEFLACQSYPECKNTKEFKKTPEGKIEIVKQEVTNEICDKCSSPMIVKTGRYGKFLACSKYPQCKNAKPIPLGVNCPKCGKALTQKKSKRGRLFYGCTAYPNCDFATWDKPVNQTCPQCRHPYLFEKVTQSRGTELKCPNKECGYSKMVDG
- a CDS encoding hydroxymethylbilane synthase; this translates as MTKKTFKLGTRGSKLALWQSRYVSAQIRAQHPHIEIEELVIKTTGDKFLDSNLFELGGKGAFLKEIEEALLDCRVDFAVHSLKDVPAFLPEGLGLVAFLPREEASDVFLSFGENHFGQLKKGSVIGTSSLRRLIQLRQIRPDLQYKDLRGNIDTRLLKLQRGEYDGIVLAYAGLKRLGLQCPMMETLPTISAVGQGAIVVEARLDDPTTRNLVRTLNDFSTAEATMAERVFMSVLGADCRVPVGCHVKLKEEKAVYRCFVAHPLGNPFVKKEGEVDRGQLIKTLAGLADEMLKLGATEWMGKK
- a CDS encoding amidophosphoribosyltransferase: MCGIVGIYNHPEASKLAYLGLYALQHRGQESAGIVSNDGGHLIGHIAMGHVADIFTNKILDDLRGELAIGHVRYSTTGASILKNCQPFTINYARGALSVAHNGNIVNAAQIRHEFEAGGAIFQSTIDTEVILHLLAQSKKENIIDRLTEILPRLQGAYSLLFLTETRMVAVRDPHGFRPLVIGKKGDAYVVASETSALDLIEAQYIRSVDPGEIVLFEKGEMKSFKPLPNPAKRAHCIFEYIYFARPDSIVFDRNVYEIRKGFGAQLAKENPIEADMVVPIPDSGVPAAIGYSEVSKIPFEMALVRNHYIGRTFIEPEDSIRHFGVKIKLNAVRELMKGKRVVLIDDSIVRGTTSRKIVKMVRDAGAKEVHMRISSPPTTWPCYYGIDTPTRKELIAASKSVEEIRQFINADSLSYLSTEALYWFEKQKPREWFCDACFTGEYPEGAKFIQQAINFEV